From one Cucurbita pepo subsp. pepo cultivar mu-cu-16 unplaced genomic scaffold, ASM280686v2 Cp4.1_scaffold000242, whole genome shotgun sequence genomic stretch:
- the LOC111784614 gene encoding heat stress transcription factor B-3-like: protein MGEQPAIGLGDVCQKPKPSPPPFLAKTYLLVEDPTTDDVISWNNDGTALVVWHPPEFARDLLPTLFKHSNFSSFVRQLNTYGFRKIATSRWEFYNDKFQKGGKERLYEIRRRKHKSNAKAIEATHRDDLDEDEWSWSTSSSTDHYATLVDENKRLKKEKGALRFEVKNMKRKCRELIDLIGKYELGINGYDKKEDEMMVMKPNLKLFGVKLEVGEEDEMVRQSKRKR from the exons atGGGGGAGCAGCCAGCTATAGGCCTAGGTGATGTGTGTCAAAAGCCAAAGCCCTCTCCGCCGCCCTTCTTGGCCAAAACCTACCTGTTGGTCGAGGATCCGACCACCGATGATGTCATCTCCTGGAACAACGATGGGACGGCGCTCGTCGTGTGGCATCCCCCGGAGTTCGCTAGAGATCTCCTCCCTACCCTCTTCAAACATAGCAACTTTTCTAGCTTTGTTCGCCAACTAAACACATAT GGATTTCGCAAGATTGCGACAAGTCGATGGGAGTTTTACAATGACAAGTTTCAAAAGGGAGGTAAAGAAAGACTCTACGAAATACGTAGGAGAAAACACAAGAGTAATGCAAAAGCAATCGAGGCCACACATCGAGATGATCTTGACGAAGATGAATGGTCCTGGTCGACTTCATCGTCAACCGATCATTACGCGACACTTGTTGACGAAAACAAGAGGCTAAAGAAGGAGAAGGGAGCGTTGAGGTTTGAggtgaagaacatgaagaggAAATGCAGAGAGCTTATTGATTTGATAGGAAAGTACGAATTGGGCATTAATGGGTATGATAAGAAGGAAGATGAGATGATGGTAATGAAGCCAAACTTGAAACTATTTGGGGTTAAGTTGGAGGTtggggaagaagatgaaatggTGAGGCAAAGCAAGAGGAAGAGATAA